One region of Triticum aestivum cultivar Chinese Spring chromosome 6B, IWGSC CS RefSeq v2.1, whole genome shotgun sequence genomic DNA includes:
- the LOC123134969 gene encoding cinnamoyl-CoA reductase 1 has protein sequence MPSIDKATDNGEMKQRQPEQELVCVTGAGGFIGSWVVKELLLRGYRVRGTARDPADQKNAHLLAMEGAEERLTLCRADVLDYDGLRTAFRGCHGVFHVASPVSNDPDLVPVAVEGTRNVIRAAADAGVRRVVFTSSYGAVHMDPNRRPDAVLDESCWSDYEYCKNTGNMYCCAKMMAEITATEEAAKRGLELAVVVPSMTMGPMLQQSLNFSSSHVARYLTGAKPTYPNAVAAYTDVRDVARAHVFVYEHPDARGRYLCIGAVLHRAHFLQLLGDLFPQYNITAKCEDDDNSMAKPYKFSNRRLRELGLEFTPLRESLYETVMCLQKKGYLPLPVVPIAQKRAYL, from the exons ATGCCGTCCATTGACAAGGCCACCGACAACGGCGAGATGAAGCAGCGGCAGCCGGAGCAGGAGCTGGTCTGCGTCACGGGGGCCGGAGGCTTCATCGGCTCCTGGGTCGTGAAGGAGCTCCTCCTCCGCGGCTACCGCGTCAGGGGAACCGCCAGGGACCCCG CTGACCAAAAGAACGCACACCTGCTGGCGATGGAGGGCGCCGAGGAGAGGCTCACCCTGTGCCGGGCCGACGTTCTTGACTACGACGGCCTCCGCACCGCCTTCCGCGGCTGCCACGGCGTCTTCCACGTCGCCTCGCCAGTCTCCAACGACCCG GACCTCGTGCCGGTCGCCGTGGAGGGGACGAGGAACGTGATCAGAGCGGCGGCGGACGCGGGCGTGCGGCGCGTGGTGTTCACTTCGTCCTATGGCGCCGTGCACATGGACCCCAACCGCAGGCCCGACGCAGTGCTCGACGAGTCGTGCTGGAGCGACTATGAGTACTGCAAAAACACAGGG AACATGTACTGCTGCGCCAAGATGATGGCGGAGATCACGGCGacggaggaggcggccaagaggggccTGGAGCTAGCGGTGGTGGTGCCGTCCATGACCATGGGCCCCATGCTGCAGCAGTCGCTCAACTTCAGCAGCAGCCACGTGGCCCGCTACCTCACCGGCGCAAAGCCCACCTACCCGAATGCCGTCGCCGCCTACACCGACGTCCGTGATGTCGCCCGCGCGCACGTCTTCGTCTACGAGCACCCGGACGCGCGCGGCCGCTACCTCTGCATCGGTGCCGTGCTGCACCGCGCgcatttccttcagctcctcggcGACCTCTTTCCTCAGTACAACATAACCGCCAA GTGCGAAGACGACGACAATTCCATGGCCAAGCCATACAAGTTCTCGAACCGGAGGCTGAGGGAGCTCGGATTAGAGTTCACTCCGTTGAGGGAAAGCTTGTACGAGACAGTGATGTGCTTGCAGAAAAAGGGCTATCTGCCTCTCCCCGTTGTTCCCATAGCACAGAAGCGTGCGTACTTGTAA